The genomic stretch CGTGAAGTTACTGACGACGACGATAAAATCATCAGCATGTTCACCTTTGCGGACAAAGCTGAAAATCGAGTTATCCGCATCATCGTGGCTAATCCACTCAAAGCCACGATGATCAAAATCGATCTGGTACAACGCCGGAGAATCGCGATAGACGCGGTTCAAATCGCGTACCAAATGCTGCACGCCACGGTGCCATTGGTTATCTTGATCGTCGACCAAATGCCAATCTAGGCTGGTGTCGTGATTCCACTCGCGGCCTTGCGCAAATTCGCAACCCATAAACAGCAATTTTTTACCCGGATGCGCCCACATATACGCGTAATACGCGCGCAAATTGGCGAACTGCTGCCAGCAATCGCCGGGCATTTTGGCGAGCATCGAGCCTTTACCGTGCACCACTTCGTCGTGCGAAATCGGCAGCACAAAATTCTCGCTAAATGCGTACACCAAGCCAAAAGTCATATGGTGATGATGGTATTTACGATGCACCGGGTCTTGCTGCATATAGCGCAGCGTGTCGTTCATCCAGCCCATATTCCATTTGTAATGAAAGCCCAAGCCGCCCATCGCGGGTGGGCGCGATACCGATGGAAAGGCCGTTGATTCTTCGGCCAGCGTAATCGCCTCAGGCCGCTCAACGCCAACGACTTCATTCATGCGGCGCATAAAGTCGATCGCTTCCAGGTTTTCGCGCCCGCCAAACTGATTTGGCACCCATTCGCCGTCTTTGCGTGAATAATCTCGATACAGCATCGACGCTACCGCATCAACACGCAAGCCATCAATGCCGTAACGCTCAATCCAATACAGCGCATTGCCGATCAGGTAGTTGCGAACTTCATTGCGACCGAAGTTGTAAATCAGCGTATTCCAGTCTTGATGAAAACCTTCGCGCGGATCGCTATGCTCATACAAATGCGAGCCGTCAAATTGCGCCAAGCCATGCGTATCAGTCGGGAAATGGCCCGGCACCCAGTCCAGAATCACACCGATGCCATTCTCATGTGCCGTTTGTACCAAATGGCGGAAGTCTTCTGGGGTACCAAAGCGAGAGGTAGGTGCATAAATGCCTAGTGGCTGATACCCCCACGAACCATCAAATGGATGCTCATTGACTGGCAATAATTCAATATGGGTAAAGCCCATATATTTCACGTAATCAATCAACTCGACCGCTAGTTCGCGGTAGCTTAACCAGCGGTTGCCTTCTTCGGGGCGGCGACGCCATGAACCCAAATGCACTTCATAGATTGAGATCGGTGCATTCAGCGCATTCGCTTGCTTGCGAGTTTGCGTGCCTTCTACCCAAGCTGGCAATTTCGCTACGCGCGACGCCGTCGCAGGGCGCATTTCGGCGGAGAAACCATAGGGGTCGGCCTTAATCTGCAAGGCGCCGTGTTGATCGATAATTTCGTACTTATACCCCTGCCCTGCTTGCACATTGGGCAAGAAGATTTCCCACACGCCACATTCACGGCGCAGACGCATCACATGCCGGCGACCATCCCAGTAATTAAAATCGCCCACTACCGACACGCGGCGCGCATTCGGTGCCCACACGGCAAACGCCACGCCATCAACACCATCAATCGTACGAAAATGCGTACCGAGGCGCTCGTACGGGCGCAATTGATTGCCTTCGGCCAAGAGCCATAAATCCATATCGCCGAGCACAGGCGGAAAACGATAAGGATCTTCGATATCAACCGTTTCACCATGCCAAGTCACCCGCAAGCGATAGGCAAAATGGTTTTTGCGGCGTGGCACTGCCACGGCAAAAAAACCTCGCTCATCGAGCTTCTCGAGTTGAGCAAGCGTTTTGCCGGTTTTACTTTCAACCAATGCACATTCAGCGGCATCAGGCAGCCAAGTACGAACTTGCAAAACGCCATCGCAAAGATGCATACCTAAGAAGGAAAAAGGATCTGCGTGCTGGCCTGCACACACCGCGGCAATTTGTGCAGAATCGATTGAAATCATTCACGCCTCAAGGTTGGAGTTGTTTTCTTGCGTAATTATTATTTATAGTCAAACCAATCAGTTTGCATTGCACAAGAATCTTATTCTCACAGCTTACTACGTTGCAAGCATTGTAGGGAAAAACCCGAATAATTCCGATAAAATTACACACATCACCAGCAAGGATATAAACCATGGCAAAGAAAAACCCAGATTGGTGGCGCGGCGCCGTGATTTACCAAATCTATCCGCGCAGTTTTCAGGATAGCAATGGTGATGGAGTCGGTGATTTACCCGGCATTTTGAGCAAAATGCCGTATTTGGCCGCACTGAAAGTCGACGCGATCTGGATTTCGCCTTTCTTTAAATCGCCAATGGCTGATTTTGGCTACGACGTCAGCGATTATCGCGATGTCGATCCTTTATTTGGCAGCTTGGATGATTTTGATGCGCTATTGAAAGCCGCGCACAAGGCCAAAATCAAAATCATCATTGATCAAGTCCTCTCGCACACATCGGAAGAGCACGCTTGGTTTAAAGAAAGTCGCTGCTCGCGCAACAACGCCAAAGCCGATTGGTACGTCTGGGCTGATCCCAAACCCGATGGCACGCCACCGAATAATTGGCTGTCGGTATTTGGTGGTAGCGCATGGCAGTGGGATAGCCGCCGTTGCCAGTATTACTTACATAATTTTTTGACCAGCCAGCCGGATCTGAACTTTCATAATAAAGAAGTACAAAAAGCCATTTTGGGCGAAGTGGAATTCTGGCTACAACGCGGCGTCAATGGCTTTCGTTTTGACGCGTGCATTTTCCATTTTCACGATCAGCAATTGCGCAATAATCCAGCGGCCTTGGTTGCCGATACCAGTAGCGTCGCCGCGACTAATCCTTATGGCATGCAGCAACATTTGTACGATAAATCGCAGCCGGAAAATATTAAATTTCTAAAAAAGCTGCGCAAACTATTAAATAAATACGACGCAGCCAGCGTCGGTGAAATTGGCGACGATGACTCGCCCAGCCGCATGGCCGAATACACCGAAGGCGGCGATAAATTTCATCAAGCGTATAGCTTTGATTTACTCACCGACACCTTCACTGCGGCGCACATCCGCAAGCAAGTCGAAACGATGGAACACAAATTTGCCCAACTCGAAAAACCGGGCTGGATGTGCTGGTCGATCGGCAATCATGATGTGCCGCGCGTCGCCACCCGTTGGGGTAAAAATGCAGGCGGAGCGCAATTTTCAAAATTGATGATCGCCTTGCAAGGCAGTTTGCGCGGCTCATTTTGCATGTATCAGGGCGATGAGCTGGGCCTAACCGAGGCCGACATCCCGTATGAGTTATTGCAAGACCCATACGGCAAAGCATTTTGGCCCGAATTTAAAGGCCGCGATGGTTGCCGCACACCGATGGCTTGGGAAGCAGCAAAATTAAACGCCGGCTTTAGCACTGGTTCGCCATGGCTACCTATTCCGCCTGAACACGCGCGAGTCGCCGCGGACACGCAAGAAAAGCCGCGTGAATCCATTTTAAATTTCACCCGCCGCTTTTTAGCTTGGCGACGTAAACAAGACATTTTGATTCGAGGAGATATTCACTTTTTTGCTGCGCCAGAACCAATTTTGCTGTTCGAGCGGCAACTGAACCAAGACAAAGTGTTGGTCGCCTTTAACCTAAGCGCGCAAGCACAAACCATCGATTTGCCCAAAGGCTGGAGCAAAATCACTGCGATGGATGGTCATGGCTTGATGGGGGGCGCGGTCAATAAAAAACAAATCGTGCTGCAGCCTTGGGGTGGCTATTTCGGGCAAAAATAATTGCATGGCATTGTGGCTGCAAATTAGTTTTGCAGCCACACCAAGGTATATTGACGGAGCAAGCGCAATTCAATACTTAGAGAGATATACCCACACATAATCTCGGCCGTTCCCCAAGCCTACCAAGCCCAGCAAAAACCGAGTAAAATACTCAGTCTTTCTTGGCTCTCACAGACTCACTACCATGCTAGCCCGATTGCGTGAAAATATTCGCGTGGTTTTTGACCGCGACCCTGCCGCCCGCTCGACGCTGGAAGTGGTGACCTGTTACCCAGGTTTTCATGCGCTCACGCTACATATTTTGGCGCATGGCCTGTGGGTGCGAAATTTCAAACTGCTGGCCCGCATGGTTTCGCACATCACACGCTTTTTAACTGGCATCGAAATTCACCCCGGCGCAACGATAGGTCGCCGTGTGTTTATCGATCACGGCATGGGCATTGTGATTGGTGAAACCGCCGAAATTGGCGACGATTGCACGCTGTATCACGGCGTAACGCTCGGCGGTACCTCGTGGAATCACGGCAAGCGCCACCCTACTTTAGGCAAAGGCGTCATCATCGGGGCTGGCGCCAAAATTCTCGGCCCGATCACGCTGCACGACGGCGCGAAAGTTGGCTCTAACGCCGTTGTGGTGAAAGACGTTCCGGCGAACGCGACGGCGATTGGTATTCCTGCGCGCATTTTGGCGGCGCAAATCGAACAAGCGCGCGAAGAAAAAGCCGAGCAGCTCGGTTTTTCAGCTTACGGCGTTGGTGCAGATATGAACGACCCGATGGTCAAAGCCATTCACGGCCTACTCGATCATTCGGTCACCACCGATAAACGCTTGGAAATGGTGTTGGCACGACTAGAGCAACTGGGCGTTGATTGTGCCGAAGAGCGCGCCACGGCAGATAAATTTGACCCGACTTATCTGAACAAGATTGTTGATTGAACCCACGCAAGTTCACCCTAGCTCTATCCACTGGGATAGGCAGTACTGGCGCAGCGAGGCCCCCTCTCAAGGAGAGGGCGGGGGGAGTGGGAATAAAACATATTGGCGGCAAAGCCCAGCCCAAGCCAGACAGACATGGCTTTGCCATGGCTTGTAAATGATGATGGTCAAGCAAAACAATCGACAAACCCGACTAATTCAGTCGGGTTTTTACTTGACCAATTTAGTCGGGCTTTGATACCATTGAGCCACGTTCAAAACAGCAAGGAAATCCCATGCGCTTGACCACAAAAGGCCGCTTCGCCGTGACTGCGATGCTGGATTTGGCGCTGCGCCAAGCCAATGGCCCCGTCACGCTAGCGGGGATTAGCGAGCGCCAGCATATTTCGCTGTCTTACCTTGAACAATTGTTTGGTAAGCTGCGCCGCCGTGAATTGGTTGAAAGTGTCCGTGGCCCCGGTGGCGGCTACTGTCTAGCCCGTGCCGCCTGTGAGATCACCGTCGCCGAAATCATCCAAGCGGTCGACGAGCCGATCGACGCCACGCAATGCGGTGGCCGCGAAAATTGCCGCGATGAATCGCGCTGCATGACGCACGATTTGTGGACTGAGCTGAACTCAACCATCCACGGCTTTTTATCTGAAGTGACCTTGGCAAGCTTAATCGAAAAACAGCAAGAAAAAGCCAAACGCTGTAGCGATACGCTCAGCATTGTCAAAGACCAACGCCATTCCTTACTGAATGCCCATTAATACTTGTTTCGCTATTGCCTTACGCTATTGGAGCAACGCTCATGACTCAGCAAAAACCAATCTATCTTGACTACTCAGCAACGACGCCAGTCGATCCACGCGTTGCAGCCAAGATGATTCCTTACCTCACCGAGATGTTTGGCAACCCTGCCAGCCGCTCGCACCCATTCGGTTGGGAGTCAGAAGCGGCGGTTGAAGACGCGCGTGAGGAAGTGGCAAAGCTGGTCAACTGCGATCCAAAAGAAATCGTTTTCACTTCAGGCGCCACTGAGTCAATCAACTTGGCACTCAAAGGTGCAGCTCACTTCTACCAAACTAAAGGCAAGCACATCATCACGGTAAAAACCGAGCACAAAGCCACGCTCGACACGGTGCGTGAACTTGAGCGCGAAGGTTTTGAAGCGACGTATATGGACGTGCAAGAAAATGGCTTGCTCGATCTGGAAGCGCTCAAAGCGGCGATCCGCCCAGACACGATTTTGATTTCTGTGATGTCAGTGAACAACGAAATCGGCGTGATTCAAGACATCGCCACCATTGGCGAAATCTGCCGCGAGCGTGGCATTGTATTCCACGTCGATAGCGCGCAAGCGACTGGCAAAATTGCGCTGGATTTGGCGAGCCTGAAAGTCGATTTGATGAGTTTCTCGGCGCACAAAACTTACGGTCCAAAAGGCATCGGCGCACTGTACGTACGTCGTAAACCACGTATCCGCTTGGAAGCGCAAATGCACGGCGGCGGTCATGAGCGTGGTTTCCGCTCTGGCACTTTGGCAACGCACCAAATCGTCGGCATGGGCGAAGCGTTCCGTATTGCAAGGGAAGATATGGTTGAAGAAAACAAACGCATCGGCGCTTTGCGCGATCGTTTGTGGAATGGCCTGAAAGAAATCGAAGAAGTGCATTTGAACGGCGATATGAACCAGCGCGTGCCGCACAATTTGAACGTGAGCTTTAACTACGTTGAAGGCGAATCGCTGATTATGGCGCTGAAAGATCTGGCGGTGTCGTCAGGTTCGGCATGTACGTCAGCGTCGCTTGAGCCATCGTACGTCTTGCGCGCCTTGGGCCGCTCGGACGAACTGGCGCACAGCTCGATCCGCTTCACAATTGGCCGCTTTACCACGGAAGCCGAAATCGATTACGCGATTGAATTGATTAAATCGAAAATCGACAAGCTGCGCGCCTTGTCTCCGTTGTGGGATATGTACAAGGAAGGTATTGATATCAGTACCATCGAATGGGCTGCCCACTAAAAATTGACTGCGGCTCGTGACGCCATACGGCGTTGCGAAACCGCTTGTTTACAGCAGTAAACGGCGCGGCTTCGCGCCTTGTCTGGCATCACGATCCACGCCAATTTGCATGGACTTTTGCCAAACAAAAAAACGATCCACCGCAAAAGGTGGTTTGATTCTGGAAAGAATTTAAATATTCAAAAGTTTTCCAGCAAGGCACTTCAGGCGCAGACAGTACACCGAGTACGGCAAGCCGAAGTAACGCAGCTGGGGAACTTTTGATTTAGCTAAGAGGCACACGAAATGGCATATAGCGAACAAGTACTCGACCACTACGAAAACCCGCGCAACGTTGGCGCGTTTGAAAAAGGTGACGAAACCGTTGGCACCGGCATGGTTGGCGCGCCAGCCTGTGGCGACGTGATGAAGTTGCAGATTAAGGTTGGCGAAGACGGCTTGATCACCGACGCAAAATTTAAAACTTACGGTTGCGGCTCGGCGATTGCTTCGTCATCACTGGTGACCGAGTGGGTTAAAGGCAAAACTTTGGACGAAGCGTTGGCGATCAAAAACACCCAAATCGCCGAAGAATTGGCTTTGCCACCAGTCAAAATCCACTGCTCAATCTTGGCCGAAGACGCGATCAAAGCAGCAGTTGAAGACTACAAGCAAAAGCACAGCAAATAATTCCAAGGGTATTGCCCTGTAGCCATTTATAGCAAATAACTACAGAGCAATACCCCCAAGGAGCAAGTAATGGCATTGACATTAACTGAAGCGGCAGCAAAACACGTTAGCAATTTTATCGCCAAGCGCGGCAAAGGCTTGGGCATTCGCCTGGCGGTTAAAACCTCGGGCTGTTCGGGAATGGCTTACAAGCTGGAATTTGTCGACGTTGAAAACAGCGAAGATTTGGTATTTGAAAGTTTCGGCACCAAAATTTTTACCGATGCTAAATCGCTGGCGTATTTGGATGGCACTGAGCTTGATTACACCAAAGAAGGCCTGAACGAAGGCTTTAAATTCAACAACCCGAACGTGAAAAACGAATGTGGTTGTGGCGAGAGCTTTGGCGTTTAAACGCGGTTTCGGGGCGCGCGCACCTTGCGCCCCCGCCCTTCTGTCCTCTTCATTTAGATTCCGCCGCCCATGATCGATTTCAGCCAAAGCCATTTTGCCCTGTTTGGTTTACCGCAAACTTTTGCGCTCGACGCCAAAACCCTTGATACGCGTTACCGCGAGCAAGTGGCGCTGTATCATCCAGACAAATTTGCCACCGCCTCAGATGCCGAACGCCGCGCCAGCTTGCAAGCCGCAACGCACATCAACGAAGCGTATCAAACACTTAAATCAGCGCTACCGCGCGCGCGCTATTTGCTGCAACTGGCGGGCGTAGATACGCAAGAAGAAACCAATACGGCGATGCCGATGGATTTTCTGATGGCGCAAATGGAATGGCGCGAAAGCATAGCCGACGCGAAGGCAAGTAAAAATGTCGATGCGCTGGAAAACCTAGCGCGCGAAATGCGCGCCGAAATGCAGGCCCTGGAAGACAAACTCGCCGCGCAAATCGACGCGCAACAAGATTTTGCGAATGCGGCGATGAGCGTGCGAAAATTACGCTTTATGGAAAAGCTGGATCAGGAAATCGGCGATGCGATTGAAGCTGTTTTGTATTAAATACAGAGTTCTTATCATCGCAACGACCTTAGTGGGGCTGCTACTATCAGCCAGTGCAGGTTCGACCCAGCCTGTACCAGAGGAACAAAAATTAGAAATCAAAAAAAAACCTCAGTTTGAGTGCATTGAAATCAATGATAAAACAGAAAGAAGTAGCGTCATTGTGCATCGCATTAGGTGGCTTCCAACAATTAGAAACAAAGCTGGCTCGAACATTAGATTTGCAGTCAATTTTCAATTGAATAAGCATTGCGAGATTACAGATATAACGATGATTCAAAGTACAGGCAATAATGAGCTGGATGAATCAATCATGAAAGATTTACGAGAAGTTCGTTTGCCGATACAAGATTCAAACAAAGAAACAGAAAACGTCAAAATTAGATTCAGCGAAGGCCCGTAATACCCCTTTTCGTTAGGTCCTCCATCATTTCGTTGAAGTAAAAAAAGAGATAGAAAATGGCTTTGTTGCAAATCGCCGAACCGGGCATGAGCGCCGCACCGCACCAACATCGTTTGGCGGTGGGCATTGATTTGGGCACGACCAACTCTTTGGTTGCCACCGTCAAAAGCGGTAGCGCGGTTTGCCTGCCTGATCACGATGGCCGCACTTTGCTACCGTCAGTGGTGCATTACGGCAAAGACGATACCTTGCTGATCGGCCACGCCGCGCAAGCCAAGCAAAACGAAGACCCGAGCAATACCTTGGTGTCGGTGAAGCGCTTTATGGGTCGCGGCATTAACGATATCGCCGACTTGGCAACGCCGTACCGCTTCGTCGACGAGCCAGGCATGCTCAAATTGGTGACGCGTGCCGGCGTCAAAAGCCCGGTTGAAGTCTCAAGCGAGATCTTAAAAAATTTGAAACAGCGCGCGGAAGACAGCCTCGGTGGCGAGCTGGTTGGCGCGGTGATTACCGTACCAGCGTACTTCGACGACGCGCAGCGCCAAGCGACTAAAGACGCGGCCAAATTGGCGGGTTTGAATGTGTTGCGCTTGCTGAACGAGCCGACCGCAGCGGCGATTGCCTATGGCTTGGATAATGCGTCCGAAGGCACGTATGTGATTTACGACTTGGGCGGCGGCACGTTTGACGTGTCGATTCTGGAGCTGACTCGCGGCGTGTTTGAAGTGCGCGCAACTTCGGGTGACAGCCAACTCGGTGGTGATGATTTTGACCACCGCATTTACTGCTGGATTTTGGAGCAAGCCGATATTCATGGCCCGAACGCCAACGATCAGCGCCTATTGCTGACGCGCGCACGCGAAGCGAAAGAAACGCTAACCGACCGCGATAGCACGCGCATTACCGCCGTGTTGTCCGACGGTGCGGTGATCGATTTGGAATTGACCGCCGAACAGTTCCACAAAATGACGGCGCATCAAATCAGCAAAACGCTGTTGCCAGTCAAAAAAGCGCTGCGCGACGCGAAATTAACGATTGAAGACGTCAAAGGCGTGGTGCTCGTTGGCGGCGCAACGCGGATGCCGCATGTACGCAAAGCGGTACGCGAGTTGTTCGGCCAAGAACCGCTGACCAATCTCGACCCCGATAAAGTCGTGGCGATCGGCGCGGCGATTCAAGCGAATGTACTGGCGGGCAATAAGGGCGACGATGAGTGGTTGCTGCTCGACGTAATTCCGCTGTCGCTCGGTTTGGAAACGATGGGCGGCTTGGTCGAAAAAGTCATTCCGCGTAATAGCACCATCCCAACCGCGCGCGCGCAAGAATTCACGACGTTTAAAGACGGCCAAACAGCAATGGCGATTCATGTGCTGCAAGGCGAGCGTGAGCTCGTTAGCGATTGCCGCAGCTTGGCGCGGTTTGAATTGCGCGGCATTCCGCCGATGGTCGCTGGTGCGGCGCGTATTCGCGTCACATTCCAAGTCGACGCCGATGGCCTGCTGTCCGTTTCAGCGCGCGAGCAATCGACCGGCATTGAAGCGAGCATCGCCGTGAAACCATCGTACGGTTTGTCGGACGACGAAATCAGCCGCATGCTGACCGAATCGATGACGCACGCCAAAGATGACGTGCAAGCACGAAAATTGGCCGAAGCGCGCGTAGAAGCGCAAAGTATTATCACCGCAGTATTGGTCGCGCTCGATAGCGATGGCGATTTGATCGATGCGACGGAACGTGCCGCGATCGACGCCGCGATTGCCGCCTTGCAAAACGCCAGCGCCAATAATGACGCCGACGCGATTATCACGGGCACCGAACAATTGAACGCCGCAACGGGCGACTTTGCTAGCCGCCGTATGGACGCCGCAGTGAAACGTGGTTTGGCTGGCCAGAAAATTACCGATATTTAACGTTAAACCAAAAGCGCAGCCCACAGGCCGCCCTTTTGTCTAACTGAAGGAAAGAGCATGACCCAAATCGTTATTTTGCCGCACGCCACCCTTTGCCCCGATGGCGCGGTGCTCGACGTTGAGCCGGGCACGACCATTTGCGATGCGCTGCTCGCCAATGACATCGAAATCGAACACGCGTGTGAAAAATCGTGCGCCTGTACCACCTGCCATGTGCTGGTGCGCGAAGGCTTTAATAGCCTGAACGAAGCCGACGAGCTAGAAGAAGATCAGCTCGATAAAGCGTGGGGTTTGGAAGCATGCTCTCGCCTTTCCTGCCAAGCTGAAGTGGCCGATACTGATCTAGTGGTTGAATTGCCTAAATACACGATCAACCACGCGCGCGAACATCACTAAGAGTATCTGTCGCTAGAGCATAGGCCTATTAACCTAGCGAGCAATACACAGTAGGAGTATAAAGATGAAATGGACTGACACCCGCGATATCGCGATTGAGCTGGCTGATAAATACCCCGACGTTGATCCAAAAACCATCCGCTTTACTGATTTGCGCGATTGGGTTTTAGCTTTGGATGGCTTTGACGACGATCCAAAACATTGCGGCGAGAAAATCCTCGAAGCGATTCAAATGGTGTGGATGGACGAAGCGGAATAACCGTATACAAATCTAAAGCGAAATAGCCTATTTTTAACAGCGTGAGTGCAAACTCACGCTGTTTTTATTTGTAATCAGCTAATATAAGCATTCCAAACGCATGCACCCGATCATGGCCACTGAATCGAAATCATCTTTACAGCTTATCCGGCAAGCACGACTTGATCTGGCCCAGTTGCTCAGCGACCCGCTAGCGGCGGAGAATTTTCCCGCCGCAGTCTCCGCGATGGTGCAGCAAGTACAAAGTGCCTGTAGTCAATCTGCAGAGGTTGCCCTAGCAACCATTATGCTCGAGCTCGAAACCGCCTACCCCATCCGTCACGCGGTGGATGTAGCGATTGTGGCTGAGTTAAGCTTGTGCAATCTGGGCCAAACTGCAATGCAGCGCGCCTCCGTCGTGGCGGCTGCGCTC from Chitinibacter sp. SCUT-21 encodes the following:
- the cysE gene encoding serine O-acetyltransferase, which codes for MLARLRENIRVVFDRDPAARSTLEVVTCYPGFHALTLHILAHGLWVRNFKLLARMVSHITRFLTGIEIHPGATIGRRVFIDHGMGIVIGETAEIGDDCTLYHGVTLGGTSWNHGKRHPTLGKGVIIGAGAKILGPITLHDGAKVGSNAVVVKDVPANATAIGIPARILAAQIEQAREEKAEQLGFSAYGVGADMNDPMVKAIHGLLDHSVTTDKRLEMVLARLEQLGVDCAEERATADKFDPTYLNKIVD
- the hscA gene encoding Fe-S protein assembly chaperone HscA codes for the protein MALLQIAEPGMSAAPHQHRLAVGIDLGTTNSLVATVKSGSAVCLPDHDGRTLLPSVVHYGKDDTLLIGHAAQAKQNEDPSNTLVSVKRFMGRGINDIADLATPYRFVDEPGMLKLVTRAGVKSPVEVSSEILKNLKQRAEDSLGGELVGAVITVPAYFDDAQRQATKDAAKLAGLNVLRLLNEPTAAAIAYGLDNASEGTYVIYDLGGGTFDVSILELTRGVFEVRATSGDSQLGGDDFDHRIYCWILEQADIHGPNANDQRLLLTRAREAKETLTDRDSTRITAVLSDGAVIDLELTAEQFHKMTAHQISKTLLPVKKALRDAKLTIEDVKGVVLVGGATRMPHVRKAVRELFGQEPLTNLDPDKVVAIGAAIQANVLAGNKGDDEWLLLDVIPLSLGLETMGGLVEKVIPRNSTIPTARAQEFTTFKDGQTAMAIHVLQGERELVSDCRSLARFELRGIPPMVAGAARIRVTFQVDADGLLSVSAREQSTGIEASIAVKPSYGLSDDEISRMLTESMTHAKDDVQARKLAEARVEAQSIITAVLVALDSDGDLIDATERAAIDAAIAALQNASANNDADAIITGTEQLNAATGDFASRRMDAAVKRGLAGQKITDI
- the iscR gene encoding Fe-S cluster assembly transcriptional regulator IscR, with the protein product MRLTTKGRFAVTAMLDLALRQANGPVTLAGISERQHISLSYLEQLFGKLRRRELVESVRGPGGGYCLARAACEITVAEIIQAVDEPIDATQCGGRENCRDESRCMTHDLWTELNSTIHGFLSEVTLASLIEKQQEKAKRCSDTLSIVKDQRHSLLNAH
- the iscX gene encoding Fe-S cluster assembly protein IscX, whose amino-acid sequence is MKWTDTRDIAIELADKYPDVDPKTIRFTDLRDWVLALDGFDDDPKHCGEKILEAIQMVWMDEAE
- the iscA gene encoding iron-sulfur cluster assembly protein IscA, translating into MALTLTEAAAKHVSNFIAKRGKGLGIRLAVKTSGCSGMAYKLEFVDVENSEDLVFESFGTKIFTDAKSLAYLDGTELDYTKEGLNEGFKFNNPNVKNECGCGESFGV
- a CDS encoding alpha-glucosidase family protein is translated as MAKKNPDWWRGAVIYQIYPRSFQDSNGDGVGDLPGILSKMPYLAALKVDAIWISPFFKSPMADFGYDVSDYRDVDPLFGSLDDFDALLKAAHKAKIKIIIDQVLSHTSEEHAWFKESRCSRNNAKADWYVWADPKPDGTPPNNWLSVFGGSAWQWDSRRCQYYLHNFLTSQPDLNFHNKEVQKAILGEVEFWLQRGVNGFRFDACIFHFHDQQLRNNPAALVADTSSVAATNPYGMQQHLYDKSQPENIKFLKKLRKLLNKYDAASVGEIGDDDSPSRMAEYTEGGDKFHQAYSFDLLTDTFTAAHIRKQVETMEHKFAQLEKPGWMCWSIGNHDVPRVATRWGKNAGGAQFSKLMIALQGSLRGSFCMYQGDELGLTEADIPYELLQDPYGKAFWPEFKGRDGCRTPMAWEAAKLNAGFSTGSPWLPIPPEHARVAADTQEKPRESILNFTRRFLAWRRKQDILIRGDIHFFAAPEPILLFERQLNQDKVLVAFNLSAQAQTIDLPKGWSKITAMDGHGLMGGAVNKKQIVLQPWGGYFGQK
- the iscU gene encoding Fe-S cluster assembly scaffold IscU; the encoded protein is MAYSEQVLDHYENPRNVGAFEKGDETVGTGMVGAPACGDVMKLQIKVGEDGLITDAKFKTYGCGSAIASSSLVTEWVKGKTLDEALAIKNTQIAEELALPPVKIHCSILAEDAIKAAVEDYKQKHSK
- the hscB gene encoding Fe-S protein assembly co-chaperone HscB, which encodes MIDFSQSHFALFGLPQTFALDAKTLDTRYREQVALYHPDKFATASDAERRASLQAATHINEAYQTLKSALPRARYLLQLAGVDTQEETNTAMPMDFLMAQMEWRESIADAKASKNVDALENLAREMRAEMQALEDKLAAQIDAQQDFANAAMSVRKLRFMEKLDQEIGDAIEAVLY
- the fdx gene encoding ISC system 2Fe-2S type ferredoxin; this encodes MTQIVILPHATLCPDGAVLDVEPGTTICDALLANDIEIEHACEKSCACTTCHVLVREGFNSLNEADELEEDQLDKAWGLEACSRLSCQAEVADTDLVVELPKYTINHAREHH
- a CDS encoding IscS subfamily cysteine desulfurase, whose product is MTQQKPIYLDYSATTPVDPRVAAKMIPYLTEMFGNPASRSHPFGWESEAAVEDAREEVAKLVNCDPKEIVFTSGATESINLALKGAAHFYQTKGKHIITVKTEHKATLDTVRELEREGFEATYMDVQENGLLDLEALKAAIRPDTILISVMSVNNEIGVIQDIATIGEICRERGIVFHVDSAQATGKIALDLASLKVDLMSFSAHKTYGPKGIGALYVRRKPRIRLEAQMHGGGHERGFRSGTLATHQIVGMGEAFRIAREDMVEENKRIGALRDRLWNGLKEIEEVHLNGDMNQRVPHNLNVSFNYVEGESLIMALKDLAVSSGSACTSASLEPSYVLRALGRSDELAHSSIRFTIGRFTTEAEIDYAIELIKSKIDKLRALSPLWDMYKEGIDISTIEWAAH